One Streptomyces sp. NBC_00554 DNA segment encodes these proteins:
- a CDS encoding carboxymuconolactone decarboxylase family protein, whose amino-acid sequence MSTASETPVLDTLAAMTVDSIERCGLAPDMLILTRIAALAASDAPPISYAAHIDPALKAGLTAEQLQDVLVAIAPIVGTARVMTAAGNIAKALGIVIAVADAEIEAQG is encoded by the coding sequence ATGTCCACTGCATCTGAAACCCCTGTCCTGGACACCCTCGCCGCCATGACGGTCGACTCGATCGAGCGATGCGGGCTGGCCCCGGACATGCTCATACTCACGCGCATCGCGGCGCTCGCCGCCTCGGACGCCCCGCCGATCTCCTACGCGGCCCATATCGACCCCGCTCTCAAGGCCGGTCTCACCGCCGAACAGTTGCAGGACGTCCTGGTCGCCATCGCGCCCATCGTGGGCACCGCCCGCGTCATGACAGCGGCGGGCAACATCGCCAAGGCACTCGGCATCGTCATCGCCGTCGCCGATGCCGAGATCGAGGCTCAAGGCTGA
- a CDS encoding amphi-Trp domain-containing protein, translating into MKDFKFEQKRSLSRLEAADQLTALAAALRKGEDAELELGPATLSLRIPDDLRSEIEVEIGDGEIELEIELKWPTAPTRTEPSRTAARTEKATTRKSVPAKPRRTGTGAKGSKSAKRSATKTS; encoded by the coding sequence ATGAAGGACTTCAAGTTCGAGCAGAAGCGCTCGCTGTCACGCCTTGAGGCGGCCGACCAGCTCACGGCACTCGCAGCCGCGCTGCGGAAAGGCGAGGATGCAGAACTGGAACTCGGCCCGGCAACTCTGAGCCTGCGGATCCCCGACGACCTTCGCAGTGAGATCGAGGTCGAGATCGGCGATGGGGAGATCGAGTTGGAGATCGAACTCAAGTGGCCGACGGCGCCGACCCGGACAGAGCCGTCACGGACGGCGGCACGCACGGAGAAGGCCACAACGCGAAAGAGCGTGCCCGCAAAGCCGAGGCGCACCGGTACGGGCGCCAAAGGAAGCAAAAGCGCGAAGCGGTCCGCTACGAAGACGTCCTGA